From Ipomoea triloba cultivar NCNSP0323 chromosome 5, ASM357664v1, the proteins below share one genomic window:
- the LOC116020593 gene encoding ATP-dependent RNA helicase DEAH12, chloroplastic-like has protein sequence MQRPGFSDTARRNRPSEKLPYMEAGYCYRPRQPYKNQWKSHLSNRRDRPPEPPKTQPKFVIQFRSSSRGLKRIELDELIEKLPSPPQSSHVFERGCVVGTLFYEQWSEAVEVVVELWRIRLDGGLPMTPSLVENAEVSSKKEELKDRVREVFVEKLEGLMEGEVVQKCWKKLEFLEAEIEKVSKLLGRPKRIALANELLNKKEAFMAERDLIAKRIAEFKNGVSCILLHLEGKYSGEDVYGDSMAVFTFETEEFNWDHIHHLIKRECRRLEDGLPIFASREEILKQIDSEQATVLIGETGSGKSTQLVQFLADSGVAGNGAVVCTQPRKLAAISLADRVKEESIGCYQEKSIACYPSYSSIHQFDSKVIFMTDHCLLQHYMRDKSLCKISCIIIDEAHERSLNTDLLLALLRNLLHQRHDLRLIIMSATADADQLTNYFFGCRTFYVSGRTFPVDIKYVPSECEGSFVSGSDTVPSYVSDVVRTVTDIHKTEGEGTILAFLTSQMEVEWAIETFQIPSAIALPLHGKLSYEDQRRVFQNFPGKRKVIFTTNVAETSLTIPGVKYVVDSGRVKESRFEPGTGMNVLKVCPVSKSSANQRAGRAGRTEPGRCYRIYSENDFENMPCHPEPEIRKVHLGIAVLRILALGIKDVQSFDFVDAPSPKAIEMAIRNLIHLGAIACVDDGYELTADGHYLVKLGIEPRLGKIILSCFHRRLGKEGLVLAAVMANSNSIFCRVGTEVDKLKSDCLKVQFSHPDGDLFTLLSVYKEWDAVSQEKRNAWCWNNSINAKTMRRCQETVEELETCLQNELSIVVPTYWHWDPHMHTEHDESLKHIILSSLSENVAMFSGSDQLGYEVALAGKHVKLHPSCSLLNFCQRPTWVVFGDILASAKEYLVCVTAFDFRDLATLFPPPLFDFLKMDAQKLQKKSLTGFGSMLLKRLCGKSNCHINRFVSRMRSLCMDERIGIEVNVDRNEIAMYASSRDMERVFENLNEAVDYEYKLLKNECLEKCLYNGGSASSVPTALFGAGAEIKHLELEKRCLTFDVFLSKGNSFDDKELLMFLERNAGDICVVHRFSGVGQDSEEMERWGRVTFVTPNAAEHASALNSVPLSGGVVKVVPSKTMHDGDQNMISSHLLKAKVHWPRRFSKGVAIVKCHPKDITFMVDVFSSVVIGGSIVRCERSIKCSDNIVIKGLDRELSEAEIFEMLTAMTDRKILDLFLLRGNAVEGPPLVACEEALRREISSFMPKRNPYGNSTRVQVFPPEPKDTFMKAAIAFDGSLYLEAARALEEMNGKVLPGCLPWQKIQCQHLFSSSVSCPAAVYHVIKTQLDTLLASFRHRKGVECNLLRNENGSYRVTICAGATKIVTEVRKPLEQLMKGKIIDHDGITPTVLQHLFSREGISLMRSIQQETGTYILFDRHTHTLRIFGCSNKIDMAEKKFVDLLLSLHENKQLEVHLRGEALPPNLMKSVVQRFGADLNGIKQMFPDGNFSLNVRHHCISISGPKEVKQKVEDVIYEMAQTSSPQNQRNDDEADCPICLCEVEESFKLENCFHVFCRSCLVEQCESAIRSREGFPMCCMHKGCKAPILVADLKSLLSIEKLEELFRASLGAFVAASGGSYRFCPSPDCPSVYRAADPSATTGEPFICGACYAETCTSCHLEHHPFISCARYREIKDDPDYNSLKAWKKGKENVKNCPVCSFTIEKVDGCNHIECKCGKHVCWVCLEFFATSDDCYNHLRSVHSTII, from the exons ATGCAGAGACCAGGGTTTTCAGACACCGCCCGGCGAAATCGGCCGTCGGAGAAGCTTCCTTATATGGAAGCGGGATACTGTTATCGTCCACGGCAGCCGTATAAGAATCAGTGGAAGTCTCACTTGAGCAACCGTCGTGATCGGCCTCCTGAGCCGCCGAAAACGCAGCCGAAATTCGTTATACAGTTCCGGTCGAGCAGCCGGGGCCTGAAGAGAATCGAATTGGACGAGCTAATCGAGAAATTGCCGTCACCGCCGCAAAGTTCCCATGTTTTCGAGAGGGGTTGTGTGGTAGGGACTCTGTTTTATGAGCAGTGGAGCGAGGCTGTGGAGGTCGTGGTGGAGCTATGGAGAATCCGGCTCGACGGAGGGCTTCCGATGACGCCGTCGCTGGTGGAGAACGCCGAGGTGTCGTCGAAGAAGGAGGAATTGAAGGATCGGGTCCGAGAGGTGTTTGTTGAGAAGCTAGAGGGTTTAATGGAAGGGGAAGTAGTGCAAAAATGTTGGAAGAAGTTAGAATTTCTGGAGGCGGAAATTGAAAAGGTCTCCAAATTGCTTGGAAGGCCGAAACGTATCGCTCTTGCAAATGAACTATTGAATAAGAAAGAGGCGTTTATGGCTGAGAGGGATTTAATAGCAAAGAGGATAGCGGAGTTTAAGAATGGGGTGAGTTGTATTTTGCTTCATTTGGAGGGGAAGTACTCCGGGGAGGATGTTTATGGAGACAGTATGGCAGTGTTTACCTTTGAGACAGAAGAGTTCAATTGGGACCACATTCATCATCTGATTAAGAGGGAATGCCGAAGACTTGAGGATGGCTTGCCCATTTTCGCTTCCAGGGAAGAGATTCTTAAGCAAATAGATTCTGAACAg GCTACAGTTTTGATTGGGGAGACTGGCTCTGGAAAGAGTACACAATTGGTTCAATTCTTAGCTGATTCAGGAGTTGCTGGAAATGGTGCTGTAGTCTGCACTCAACCCCGGAAACTTGCTGCCATCTCTTTGGCAGATAGGGTTAAAGAGGAAAGTATTGGCTGTTACCAAGAAAAATCTATTGCCTGTTACCCATCATATTCATCCATTCATCAGTTTGATTCAAAGGTAATATTTATGACAGATCACTGCCTGCTGCAGCACTATATGAGAGATAAAAGTTTGTGTAAGATTTCATGCATTATAATTGATGAAGCACATGAAAGAAGCTTAAACACAGATCTTCTTTTAGCATTGCTAAGGAATTTGCTTCATCAGAGGCATGATTTAAGGCTTATCATTATGTCCGCCACGGCTGATGCAGATCAGCTTACAAATTACTTCTTTGGTTGTAgaacattttatgtgtctggcaGAACTTTTCCGGTGGACATTAAGTATGTACCCAGTGAATGTGAAGGTAGTTTTGTTTCTGGTTCTGATACGGTTCCTTCTTATGTTTCTGATGTTGTAAGGACTGTGACTGATATCCACAAAACAGAGGGAGAGGGAACAATTCTTGCCTTCCTGACTTCTCAGATGGAAGTAGAGTGGGCTATTGAGACTTTTCAAATCCCCTCTGCCATTGCATTACCTTTACATGGGAAACTGTCCTATGAAGACCAACGCCGGGTTTTCCAGAATTTCCCTGGAAAGAGAAAGGTAATATTCACTACGAATGTTGCTGAGACATCTTTGACAATTCCAGGTGTCAAATATGTTGTTGATTCTGGGAGGGTGAAAGAAAGCAGATTTGAACCTGGAACTGGCATGAATGTTCTCAAGGTTTGTCCAGTCAGCAAAAGCTCAGCAAATCAACGAGCTGGGCGAGCTGGTAGAACTGAACCTGGAAGGTGTTATAGAATCTACtctgaaaatgattttgagaatATGCCTTGTCATCCGGAACCTGAAATTCGTAAGGTTCATCTTGGTATTGCTGTGCTAAGGATACTTGCCCTGGGCATCAAGGACGTGCAgagttttgattttgttgatGCACCTAGTCCTAAAGCAATTGAGATGGCTATAAGAAATCTGATTCACTTAGGAGCTATTGCATGTGTTGATGATGGTTATGAATTAACTGCAGATGGACATTATCTAGTGAAGTTGGGTATCGAGCCTCGGTTGGGTAAGATAATCCTTAGTTGTTTCCATCGCCGTTTGGGTAAAGAGGGTCTTGTTCTTGCTGCTGTTATGGCAAATTCAAACAGCATTTTCTGCAGAGTTGGTACTGAAGTAGATAAACTAAAATCTGATTGCCTTAAGGTTCAGTTTTCCCATCCTGATGGTGATCTCTTCACTTTACTATCTGTTTACAAGGAATGGGATGCTGTTTCTCAAGAAAAGAGAAATGCCTGGTGTTGGAATAATAGCATCAATGCCAAAACCATGAGAAGGTGCCAGGAGACTGTTGAAGAACTGGAAACCTGTCTTCAAAATGAACTGAGTATCGTTGTTCCAACTTACTGGCATTGGGATCCACATATGCACACTGAGCATGATGAAAGTTTGAAACACATTATTCTCTCTTCCCTTTCAGAAAATGTGGCAATGTTCTCTGGTTCTGATCAACTTGGCTATGAGGTAGCACTGGCAGGTAAGCATGTCAAATTGCACCCATCGTGTTCGTTGTTGAATTTTTGTCAACGACCCACTTGGGTAGTTTTTGGTGATATCCTGGCATCAGCTAAAGAGTATCTGGTCTGTGTTACGGCGTTTGACTTTCGCGACCTGGCCACTTTGTTTCCTCCTCCATTGTTTGATTTCTTAAAGATGGATGCTCAAAAGCTACAGAAGAAGTCTTTGACAGGGTTTGGAAGCATGCTGCTGAAGAGATTGTGTGGAAAATCTAACTGTCACATCAATCGTTTTGTTTCGCGAATGAGATCTTTGTGCATGGATGAACGCATTGGCATTGAAGTGAATGTTGATCGGAATGAGATTGCAATGTATGCTTCTTCCAGAGACATGGAGAGGGTTTTTGAGAATCTGAATGAAGCAGTGGATTATGAATACAAGTTGTTGAAAAATGAATGTCTGGAGAAATGTTTGTACAATGGAGGATCTGCTTCTTCCGTGCCTACTGCCCTTTTTGGAGCTGGTGCTGAGATAAAACATTTGGAGCTTGAGAAGAGATGTTTGACATTTGATGTATTTCTTTCAAAGGGAAATTCATTTGATGATAAGGAACTGTTGATGTTTCTGGAAAGGAATGCAGGTGACATTTGTGTGGTCCACAGGTTCTCAGGTGTGGGACAAGATAGTGAGGAGATGGAGAGATGGGGCAGGGTAACATTTGTCACCCCCAATGCTGCTGAGCATGCTTCTGCACTAAACTCCGTCCCACTTAGTGGTGGGGTGGTCAAAGTAGTTCCTTCTAAGACCATGCATGATGGTGATCAAAATATGATCTCATCTCATTTGCTCAAAGCAAAAGTGCATTGGCCTCGCAGATTCAGTAAAGGGGTAGCTATTGTGAAATGTCATCCAAAGGACATTACTTTTATGGTTGATGTCTTCTCTAGTGTTGTAATAGGAGGAAGCATTGTTCGATGTGAACGAAGCATCAAATGTTCTGACAACATAGTGATTAAGGGACTTGATAGAGAGCTTTCTGAAGCTGAGATTTTTGAGATGTTAACTGCAATGACAGACAGAAAAATTTTGGATTTGTTCCTACTCAGAGGAAATGCTGTAGAAGGTCCTCCATTAGTTGCTTGTGAAGAAGCACTTCGAAGAGAAATATCTTCCTTCATGCCTAAAAGGAACCCTTATGGTAACTCTACTCGTGTCCAGGTCTTCCCTCCTGAACCAAAGGATACATTCATGAAAGCAGCTATAGCATTCGATGGAAGTCTATATCTAGAAGCTGCAAGGGCTCTGGAGGAAATGAATGGGAAAGTATTGCCTGGATGTCTTCCATGGCAGAAGATACAATGCCAGCACTTGTTTTCTAGTTCTGTGTCCTGTCCTGCAGCAGTATATCATGTCATTAAGACTCAGCTGGATACACTACTTGCAAGCTTCCGTCATAGAAAGG GTGTTGAGTGCAATCTTCTTAGGAATGAGAATGGTTCCTATAGAGTTACCATATGTGCTGGCGCCACGAAAATTGTGACAGAAGTGAGAAAGCCATTGGAGCAGCTTATGAAAGGGAAAATAATAGACCATGATGGCATTACTCCAACAGTTCTGCAACATTTATTTTCTCGGGAAGGGATCTCTCTTATGAGGTCAATTCAGCAGGAGACAGGAACCTATATTCTTTTTGACAGGCATACCCATACTCTGAGAATCTTTGGCTGTTCAAACAAGATTGATATGGCAGAGAAGAAATTTGTGGATTTGCTTCTGTCACTTCATGAAAACAAGCAACTTGAAGTCCATCTTCGTGGAGAAGCTTTGCCCCCAAATCTGATGAAGAGTGTGGTTCAGAGGTTTGGAGCAGACCTTAATGGGATCAAGCAAATGTTTCCCGATGGTAACTTCTCTCTAAATGTCAGACACCATTGTATCTCTATCAGCGGTCCCAAAGAAGTGAAGCAAAAAGTTGAAGACGTAATTTATGAGATGGCTCAAACAAGTAGTCCGCAGAATCAAAGAAATGATGATGAAGCTGACTGCCCAATTTGCTTGTGTGAAGTGGAGGAGAGTTTCAAGCTAGAGAACTGTTTCCATGTCTTCTGCCGATCATGCTTGGTGGAGCAGTGCGAGTCCGCCATCAGAAGCCGAGAAGGTTTCCCCATGTGCTGTATGCATAAAGGTTGCAAGGCTCCAATCCTCGTTGCCGACTTGAAGTCTCTGTTATCAATCGAAAAACTGGAGGAGCTTTTCCGGGCATCATTAGGGGCTTTCGTGGCAGCAAGCGGAGGTTCTTACAGGTTTTGCCCATCGCCCGATTGCCCTTCAGTTTATCGCGCTGCTGACCCCTCAGCCACCACCGGGGAACCATTCATCTGCGGAGCATGTTATGCAGAAACATGCACGAGCTGCCACCTCGAGCATCATCCGTTCATTTCATGTGCCAGGTACCGCGAGATTAAAGACGACCCGGACTACAACTCTCTGAAAGCATGGAAAAAGGGGAAAGAGAACGTGAAGAACTGCCCCGTGTGCTCGTTCACAATCGAGAAGGTGGATGGCTGCAACCACATCGAGTGCAAGTGTGGGAAACATGTTTGCTGGGTTTGTTTGGAGTTCTTTGCTACAAGTGATGATTGCTATAATCATTTGAGGTCTGTACATTCCACCATTATATGA
- the LOC116018801 gene encoding bifunctional riboflavin biosynthesis protein RIBA 1, chloroplastic-like translates to MASLNSSMLLFRSQHNNGLHFLNPITVNSNPSSLLSAGIARKSSFGLKNYCRMIRATIVSGGAEQGSFLNESGEQRAAIKMEPDVIAFGTLTAEIIPKTSGFFTSNDEFDLDHPTGGFSSITEALEDIRQGKMVIVVDDEDRENEGDLIMAASLVTPEAMAFIVKHGTGIVCVSMKDEDLERLQLPLMVSQKENEDKLRTAFTVSVDAKYGTTTGVSASDRAKTILALASRDSKPEDFNRPGHIFPLKYREGGVLKRAGHTEASVDLAVLAGLDPVAVLCEVVDSDGSMARLPRLRQFAKAENLKIISIADLIRYRRKRDKLVEKAAAAPIPTMWGPFTSYCFRSLLDGMEHIAMVKGEIGDGLDVLVRVHSECLTGDIFGSARCDCGSQLAIAMKQIEAAGRGVLLYLRGHEGRGIGLGHKLRAYNLQSEEYDTVEANEELGLPVDSREYGIGAQILRDLGVCTMKLMTNNPAKYVGLKGYGLAVTGRVPLLTPITWENRRHMPTAPSISHPNRANDDEASNNAI, encoded by the exons ATGGCTTCACTCAACTCCTCCATGCTTCTTTTCCGTTCACA GCACAACAATGGACTGCATTTTCTCAATCCAATCACAGTAAACAGCAATCCCTCTAGTTTGCTCTCTGCTGGGATTGCAAGAAAATCATCCTTTGGCTTGAAAAACTATTGTAGAATGATAAGAGCCACTATTGTGTCCGGGGGTGCAGAACAAGGATCCTTTCTCAATGAAAGTGGGGAGCAAAGAGCTGCTATTAAGATGGAACCTGATGTTATAGCTTTTGGAACATTGACAGCAGAAATTATACCCAAAACAAGTGGATTTTTCACATCTAATGATGAATTTGATCTGGACCATCCCACAGGCGGATTTTCATCCATAACAGAGGCTCTTGAAGACATTCGCCAGGGAAAG ATGGTAATTGTTGTAGACGATGAAGACAGAGAAAATGAGGGGGATTTAATAATGGCAGCATCATTGGTGACACCTGAAGCTATGGCTTTCATTGTAAAGCATGGCACTGGAATCGTTTGTGTGAGCATGAAAGATGAAGATTTGGAAAGGTTGCAACTTCCATTGATGGTGTCACAGAAAGAGAATGAAGATAAACTCCGAACTGCTTTCACAGTGTCTGTG GATGCGAAATATGGTACCACAACAGGTGTCTCAGCTAGTGATAGGGCAAAGACCATATTGGCTCTGGCATCTAGAGATTCAAAACCTGAGGATTTCAATCGACCGGGACATATATTTCCTCTAAAGTATAGAGAAGGTGGGGTACTAAAAAGAGCTGGCCATACAGAAGCTTCTGTTGATCTTGCTGTGTTAGCTGGATTAGATCCTGTTGCTGTTCTTTGTGAAGTTGTGGATAGTGATGGCTCTATGGCTAGATTACCAAGGCTTCGTCAATTTGCAAAGGCTGAGAACTTGAAAATTATATCAATTGCTGATTTAATAAG GTATAGGAGGAAAAGGGACAAGTTGGTTGAGAAAGCTGCTGCTGCACCCATACCAACAATGTGGGGACCTTTTACATCTTACTGCTTCAGGTCTCTGTTGGATGGAATGGAGCATATAGCCATGGTTAAA GGTGAAATTGGAGATGGACTAGACGTTCTTGTCAGGGTGCACTCAGAGTGTCTGACTGGTGACATATTTGGATCAGCCAGGTGTGACTGTGGTTCACAGCTGGCCATTGCAATGAAGCAAATTGAGGCTGCTGGTAGGGGTGTGTTATTGTACCTCCGTGGACATGAGGGAAGAGGAATTGGTTTGGGCCACAAACTTCGTGCTTACAACTTGCAAAGTGAAGAGTATGACACAGTTGAAGCAAATGAGGAATTAGGACTACCCGTAGACTCCAGGGAGTATGGTATCGGTGCACAG ATACTGCGAGATCTGGGTGTTTGCACAATGAAGCTGATGACAAACAATCCTGCAAAATATGTCGGGCTCAAGGGGTATGGCCTGGCAGTCACAGGTAGAGTTCCATTATTAACTCCCATAACTTGGGAGAATAGAAGGCACATGCCAACGGCACCTTCAATCAGCCACCCGAACAGAGCGAACGATGATGAAGCATCCAACAATGCCATCTGA
- the LOC116021054 gene encoding transcription factor bHLH94-like, protein MDLQNVTFLQDPFGFDFKDCYAMAMGGLLDCYGGFEEDKLSCEALSSVEQTASNGCWDYSPPEVLPAEYSPAVAPAETAAALGRPRKRRRTAKRSKNKEDIENQRMTHIAVERNRRRQVNDYLAVLRSFLPPSYAQRGDQASIVGGTINFVKELEQLLQFLEVHKQLKNNQISSSNYPNNNSHYPFSTFFTFPQYSTPKTHSPTAAAASTAPQKLSTVADVEVAMVESHASVKVLSTKQPKQLVKMVKWFHAMSLTVLHLNVTTIHPMVLYSFSLKVEDNCQLMSVNEIATAVHEMVAMIQEDMMREDTI, encoded by the exons ATGGATTTACAAAACGTTACCTTTTTACAAGACCCTTTTGGCTTTGATTTCAAAGATTGTTACGCCATGGCCATGGGGGGATTGTTGGATTGCTATGGCGGTTTTGAAGAAGACAAGTTGAGCTGCGAAGCACTTAGCAGTGTTGAGCAGACGGCCTCGAATGGGTGTTGGGATTATTCTCCGCCGGAAGTTTTGCCGGCGGAGTACTCTCCGGCTGTTGCTCCGGCGGAGACTGCGGCGGCGTTGGGACGGCCCCGGAAGAGAAGGCGCACGGCCAAAAGGTCCAAGAATAAGGAAGATATAGAGAACCAAAGGATGACTCACATTGCCGTTGAGAGAAACCGTCGCCGGCAAGTCAACGACTACCTCGCCGTCCTCCGCTCCTTTCTGCCGCCGTCTTACGCTCAAAGG GGAGACCAAGCATCAATTGTGGGAGGAACAATTAACTTTGTGAAGGAGCTAGAACAGCTCCTCCAATTCTTGGAAGTTCACAAGCAACTGAAAAATAATCAAATCTCTTCATCAAATTACCCCAACAACAATTCTCACTACCCTTTCTCCACCTTCTTTACCTTCCCTCAATACTCAACCCCCAAAACCCACTCtcccaccgccgccgccgcctcgaCGGCGCCGCAGAAGTTGTCGACGGTGGCGGACGTGGAAGTGGCCATGGTAGAAAGCCATGCAAGTGTGAAGGTGCTCTCAACAAAACAACCAAAACAACTTGTGAAAATGGTCAAATGGTTTCATGCCATGAGCCTCACTGTTCTCCACCTTAATGTTACCACAATTCATCCTATGGTTCTTTATTCTTTCTCCTTAAAG GTTGAAGATAATTGCCAGTTGATGTCAGTGAATGAGATAGCCACGGCAGTGCATGAAATGGTTGCCATGATTCAAGAGGATATGATGAGAGAAGACACAATCTAG
- the LOC116020594 gene encoding uncharacterized protein LOC116020594, whose amino-acid sequence MATASMITSCSDSSHNSLNIHSHKLHHSSSSSRPCFLPVLGKPNKITHHSLHFFRSNLKQQHGHFIVKAASDPSSVPQPPSKSPFPGWQWLMGILLSVVIPILRTKGGPLALLKNNLDKALETVEEVVEVVEEIALEVDKVAEEIEKKLPGDSKLKKSLDSIENLAEQAVSYAKQAEGVINKVEEIEKQVEEEFLKAKSTSEGQDTTSME is encoded by the exons ATGGCCACTGCTAGCATGATCACTTCTTGTTCAGATTCATCTCACAATAGTCTTAATATTCATTCCCACAAGCTTCAtcattcatcttcatcttcaaggcCATGTTTTTTGCCAGTCTTGGGAAAGCCAAACAAGATCACTCATCACTCCCTACACTTCTTCAGATCCAACCTTAAACAACAACATGGACATTttat TGTTAAGGCTGCCTCTGACCCTTCTTCAGTTCCACAACCTCCCAGCAAATCTCCTTTCCCTGGATG GCAATGGCTGATGGGAATACTACTATCAGTAGTTATACCTATTTTGAGGACTAAAGGAGGACCTTTGGCTCTCTTAAAAA ataatttggaCAAGGCACTGGAGACGGTAGAAGAGGTGGTGGAGGTAGTGGAGGAGATAGCGCTCGAAGTAGATAAGGTGGCAGAGGAGATAGAGAAGAAGCTTCCCGGAGATTCTAAGTTAAAGAAAAGCCTTGATTCTATTGAAAATTTAGCTGAACAAGCTGTCAGCTATGCCAAACAAGCTGAAGGAGTCATCAAtaag GTGGAGGAGATAGAAAAACAGGTGGAAGAAGAATTCTTGAAAGCAAAAAGTACAAGTGAGGGACAAGACACCACTAGCATGGAGTGA
- the LOC116020908 gene encoding homeobox-leucine zipper protein ATHB-6-like, with product MKRSLDSSDSLGALMSICPPTTDDPSQGNSSSHVYGGEFQSMLEGLDEEEGCAGGGHVAEKKRRLSVEQVKALEKNFEVENKLEPERKVKLAQELGLQPRQVAVWFQNRRARWKTKQLERDYGVLKANYDSLKHNYETLQLDKESLLKEIRDLKAKLNGESKGWVKEEGMESEGNDANPKSDEIEPPVAAAVTADFKDGSSDSDSSVILNEETSSYHSSEAFLISHEAFPDCFKFPEHFKPATPVLADAAVAYPPLNFVKIEEQFSGEESCSTLFSDEQPPTLHWYCPESWNNWKEDEQ from the exons ATGAAGAGATCACTGGATAGCTCTGATTCCCTGGGCGCTCTCATGTCCATCTGTCCACCCACTACAG ATGATCCCAGTCAAGGGAACAGCAGCAGCCATGTGTACGGAGGGGAGTTTCAGTCGATGTTGGAAGGGCTTGACGAGGAAGAAGGCTGCGCCGGCGGCGGCCACGTGGCGGAGAAGAAGCGGCGGTTGAGTGTGGAGCAAGTGAAGGCTTTGGAGAAGAATTTTGAGGTGGAGAATAAGCTGGAGCCGGAGAGGAAGGTGAAGTTGGCCCAGGAGCTCGGGCTGCAGCCTAGACAGGTGGCGGTGTGGTTCCAGAACCGCCGTGCACGATGGAAGACCAAACAGCTGGAGAGAGACTACGGCGTGCTCAAAGCCAACTATGATAGCCTTAAACACAACTATGAAACTCTCCAGCTTGACAAAGAATCACTCCTCAAAGAA ATTCGCGACCTGAAAGCGAAACTAAACGGCGAGAGCAAAGGATGGGTTAAGGAGGAGGGAATGGAGTCGGAGGGGAACGATGCAAACCCAAAATCCGATGAAATAGAGCCGCCGGTGGCGGCCGCAGTTACGGCGGATTTCAAGGACGGGTCATCGGACAGCGATTCCAGCGTGATTCTGAACGAGGAAACCAGCAGCTACCACTCGTCGGAGGCGTTCTTGATATCCCACGAAGCCTTCCCGGACTGCTTCAAATTCCCGGAGCATTTTAAGCCGGCGACGCCGGTTCTCGCCGACGCCGCCGTCGCGTATCCACCCCTAAATTTCGTGAAAATTGAGGAACAGTTCAGCGGCGAGGAATCGTGCAGTACTCTGTTTTCCGACGAACAACCTCCGACCCTCCACTGGTACTGCCCTGAGAGCTGGAATAACTGGAAAGAAGatgaacaataa